A stretch of Bacteroidota bacterium DNA encodes these proteins:
- a CDS encoding RagB/SusD family nutrient uptake outer membrane protein, with product MKQISRIKIIVTVIVMVGLVSCTKDLDREPFYGINASTVYNDAANYKKVLAKVYASLAVTGNQGPSGNGDLTGFDEGSSGLLRCMWNLQELSTDEAVCGWNDPGIPELHNMTWDAENPWSRFAYYRLFVIIPLCNEFIRESADEKLEKRGFTDAEKAQIKGFANEARFVRALAYFYALDLYGNVPFVTEEDLPGSGFPKQITRIDLFKYVEDELKEIEGLLVAPKANEYGRADKAAAWALLSRLYLNAEVYAGTPRYADAAAFADKVITNGAFQLEGEFKNSFNADNEKSTEVIFPVTYDGKYTTTYGGTNYIIHAMVGATMTALNYGINSGWGGLRTTSALVNKFDTLDTRYMFYSKGHTLEITSISNFADGYAVTKFTNLRRDGQSPKSKEFVDTDYPVLHLTDVYLTYAEAAIRGGGDINKAVSLVNALRERGYTNTSSNITAGDLTLDFILDERARELLWEGYRRTDLIRHGKFTTATYLWPWKGGTSNGQAVESFRNLYPIPVSDLVANTNLTQNPGY from the coding sequence ATGAAACAGATATCAAGAATAAAAATTATAGTAACAGTTATAGTAATGGTAGGTTTGGTTTCATGTACCAAAGACCTCGATCGCGAACCATTTTATGGAATAAATGCAAGCACAGTTTACAATGATGCAGCAAATTATAAAAAGGTGCTTGCCAAAGTGTATGCAAGTCTTGCAGTAACTGGAAATCAAGGCCCTTCGGGCAATGGTGACCTTACCGGTTTTGATGAAGGGTCGAGTGGTTTATTACGTTGTATGTGGAATCTGCAGGAACTTTCTACCGATGAAGCAGTGTGTGGATGGAACGATCCGGGAATACCTGAACTGCATAACATGACCTGGGATGCAGAAAATCCATGGTCGCGTTTTGCCTACTATCGTTTGTTTGTAATTATTCCATTATGCAATGAGTTTATACGTGAGTCAGCTGATGAGAAGCTGGAAAAAAGAGGATTTACCGATGCCGAAAAAGCACAAATAAAAGGTTTTGCCAATGAGGCGCGTTTCGTTCGTGCATTAGCCTACTTTTATGCATTAGACTTATATGGTAATGTGCCTTTTGTAACTGAAGAAGATTTACCGGGTTCAGGTTTCCCCAAACAAATTACTCGTATCGATTTGTTTAAATATGTGGAGGATGAATTGAAAGAAATAGAAGGTCTCTTAGTAGCGCCAAAGGCAAACGAATACGGACGTGCAGATAAGGCTGCAGCATGGGCGTTACTTTCACGTTTATACCTCAATGCCGAGGTGTATGCGGGAACCCCACGTTATGCTGATGCTGCGGCTTTTGCTGATAAGGTGATTACTAACGGAGCATTTCAATTGGAAGGCGAATTCAAAAATAGTTTTAATGCAGATAATGAGAAGTCGACCGAAGTTATTTTTCCTGTTACCTATGATGGAAAATATACAACAACTTACGGTGGAACTAATTATATAATACATGCAATGGTAGGAGCTACCATGACTGCCCTTAACTATGGAATTAATAGCGGTTGGGGAGGATTGCGCACAACGTCTGCTTTGGTAAATAAATTCGATACGTTAGATACACGGTATATGTTCTATTCAAAAGGGCATACGCTTGAGATTACATCTATTTCAAATTTTGCAGATGGATATGCAGTAACAAAGTTTACCAACTTACGCAGAGATGGGCAATCGCCTAAGAGTAAGGAGTTTGTTGATACTGATTATCCGGTACTTCATTTAACTGATGTTTATCTTACCTATGCCGAAGCTGCAATACGTGGTGGTGGTGATATTAATAAAGCCGTTTCTTTAGTTAATGCTTTGCGCGAAAGAGGTTATACCAACACATCATCTAATATTACCGCAGGCGATCTTACGCTTGATTTTATTTTAGATGAGCGAGCCCGCGAATTGCTTTGGGAAGGATACCGCAGAACCGATTTGATAAGACACGGCAAGTTTACAACTGCAACCTATCTTTGGCCTTGGAAGGGTGGTACATCCAATGGTCAGGCTGTTGAATCGTTTCGTAATTTGTACCCAATTCCAGTGTCTGATTTAGTAGCGAATACTAATCTAACTCAAAATCCTGGTTATTAA
- a CDS encoding AI-2E family transporter, whose protein sequence is MNKLDSKRIVLYFTLFLAIAIGFSILFALRQFVDAFLGAVMVYITARPLMRYFIVKLRWKKSWSALTVIIISVLVVTVPLYALVSMVAPRIIDIFSDASIITNAIHFLDAKVMQWTGMEIFNDENLRKFREAGANYASSALSETVSIFGDVAMLIFILYFMLANTGSIEKFFENNIPISKSNIKEFAEELHSMTISNAVGVPVMAIIQGIVATVGYWICGLPDAPLWGIVTGVCSFVPVVGSALVWLPAGIYMLSVGNTWQSVGILITGIIISVSDNILRFTLLRKFADVHPLVTVFGVIVGIHYFGIPGIIFGPLLIAYLLILFKILKQELVLNSSK, encoded by the coding sequence ATGAATAAACTAGATTCAAAAAGAATTGTATTATACTTTACATTGTTTTTGGCAATAGCCATAGGTTTTTCAATTTTATTCGCCTTACGACAATTTGTAGATGCTTTTCTGGGCGCGGTGATGGTCTACATTACAGCACGGCCATTGATGAGATATTTTATTGTAAAACTAAGATGGAAAAAATCATGGAGTGCATTAACTGTTATCATCATATCGGTTTTGGTAGTAACTGTTCCGCTCTATGCGCTTGTTTCTATGGTTGCCCCCCGAATTATAGATATATTTAGCGATGCAAGTATTATTACAAATGCCATTCACTTTCTTGATGCAAAAGTAATGCAATGGACTGGGATGGAGATTTTTAACGATGAGAATTTGCGTAAGTTTAGAGAAGCAGGGGCAAACTATGCCAGCAGTGCCTTGTCAGAAACAGTCAGCATTTTTGGCGATGTAGCCATGCTTATTTTCATTCTTTATTTTATGCTTGCCAATACAGGTAGTATCGAAAAGTTTTTCGAAAACAATATACCTATAAGCAAGAGCAATATTAAGGAGTTTGCCGAAGAACTGCATAGCATGACCATTTCCAATGCCGTAGGCGTACCGGTTATGGCTATTATTCAGGGTATAGTGGCAACAGTGGGCTATTGGATTTGTGGGTTGCCCGATGCACCTCTATGGGGTATTGTAACCGGAGTATGTTCTTTTGTGCCGGTTGTTGGTTCTGCTTTGGTATGGTTGCCTGCAGGTATTTATATGTTGTCGGTAGGCAATACATGGCAATCGGTTGGTATTTTAATTACCGGAATAATAATTAGCGTTTCAGATAATATTTTACGCTTTACACTTTTAAGAAAATTTGCCGATGTTCATCCGTTGGTTACAGTATTTGGAGTTATAGTAGGTATTCATTATTTTGGAATACCCGGTATAATTTTCGGTCCCCTATTAATAGCATATTTGTTAATTTTATTCAAAATCTTAAAACAAGAATTAGTTTTGAATAGCTCTAAATGA
- a CDS encoding response regulator transcription factor → MGDKHRILLVEDEEFIAHPLKVNLELEGYKVQHVDNGKAALKTFRQEKFSLIVLDVMLPEMDGYAVCEAIRLENNKVPILFLTAKGSSSDRVNGLKLGADDYLSKPFNLEEFLLRANNLIKRSVENVNNAVVDTYKIRNYTIHFADMRATEDGGNTLELTKKETALLKLLIERKNEIVSREHILETVWGYDVYPSTRTIDNFIVSFRKYFEENPSSPQYFQSVRGVGYRFVDK, encoded by the coding sequence ATGGGCGACAAACACCGTATATTATTAGTAGAAGATGAGGAATTTATTGCTCATCCATTAAAAGTCAATTTGGAATTAGAAGGATATAAAGTACAGCATGTTGATAATGGTAAAGCAGCATTGAAAACATTCAGGCAAGAAAAATTCAGTCTCATTGTACTTGATGTTATGCTTCCTGAAATGGACGGCTATGCAGTATGTGAAGCAATCAGGCTCGAAAATAACAAAGTCCCTATTTTATTCTTGACAGCCAAAGGCTCGTCAAGCGATAGGGTTAACGGTTTAAAATTAGGTGCCGATGATTACCTATCTAAACCCTTTAACCTCGAAGAGTTTTTGCTCCGTGCAAATAACCTTATAAAGCGCAGTGTTGAAAACGTTAACAATGCAGTGGTTGATACTTATAAGATACGCAACTATACAATCCATTTTGCAGACATGAGAGCAACGGAAGATGGTGGCAATACATTGGAGTTAACAAAAAAGGAAACGGCATTGCTTAAACTTTTAATAGAAAGAAAAAACGAGATTGTTTCGCGTGAGCATATATTAGAAACCGTTTGGGGATACGATGTATACCCAAGCACACGAACCATAGATAATTTTATCGTAAGTTTTAGAAAGTATTTTGAAGAGAATCCCTCAAGTCCACAATATTTTCAAAGTGTACGTGGAGTAGGGTATAGGTTTGTAGATAAGTAA
- a CDS encoding MFS transporter, which translates to MRKHFSKTGMLNIIVIVAALGYFVDIYDLILFSITRIDSLKAIGINDVEELKTKGEYLISLQMIGMLVGGIIWGIMGDKRGRVSVLFGSIIMYSLANLANAWFIDISNYLGTDPLETYAWLRFIAGIGLAGELGAGITLVNETMSKEDRGYGTMIVVSFGVLGAVAANRISLLGWQNAYIIGGLMGFALLLLRIGVYESHMFHSLSEKNISKGNFMKLFNNRKRFISFISCIAVGIPIWFMIGILTTFADVYCKINNIIDIKPKDAVMYFYIGTSFGDFMSGFLSQVFRSRKKVLLGYLIFSAILIPTYLFSSNISATTFYIISALLGVAAGYWAVFVTIASEQFGTDIRSIVTTTVPNFVRGSLVGMTLLNIYFRETISDVRIAALLVGIIALVIAFISLLGMHETHGKDLNYVEK; encoded by the coding sequence ATGAGAAAACATTTTAGCAAAACAGGCATGCTTAATATTATAGTTATTGTTGCAGCCCTGGGGTATTTTGTAGATATATATGATTTGATTTTGTTTTCAATAACCCGCATAGATTCTCTCAAAGCCATAGGGATAAATGATGTAGAAGAATTAAAAACGAAAGGAGAATATCTGATTAGTTTGCAAATGATTGGCATGTTGGTAGGAGGAATTATTTGGGGTATCATGGGAGATAAACGTGGAAGAGTTTCGGTATTGTTTGGTTCGATAATTATGTATTCGCTAGCCAACCTTGCTAATGCCTGGTTTATAGATATAAGCAATTATCTCGGCACCGACCCACTCGAAACCTACGCGTGGCTTCGCTTTATAGCCGGTATAGGCCTTGCCGGAGAATTAGGCGCAGGCATTACCCTTGTAAATGAAACTATGAGCAAAGAAGATCGTGGCTATGGCACCATGATCGTAGTATCGTTTGGGGTATTGGGTGCAGTTGCTGCCAACCGCATAAGTTTACTTGGTTGGCAAAATGCATATATCATTGGTGGTTTAATGGGTTTTGCATTACTACTACTGCGCATTGGTGTTTACGAATCACATATGTTTCATTCGTTGAGCGAAAAAAATATTTCGAAAGGTAATTTCATGAAACTGTTTAATAATCGTAAGCGTTTTATATCCTTTATAAGTTGCATAGCAGTTGGTATTCCTATCTGGTTTATGATTGGCATACTTACCACCTTTGCCGATGTGTATTGCAAAATAAATAACATAATTGACATTAAGCCCAAGGATGCCGTTATGTACTTTTATATTGGAACTTCGTTTGGCGATTTTATGAGCGGCTTTCTCAGTCAAGTGTTTAGATCGCGCAAAAAAGTGTTGCTTGGCTATCTTATTTTTTCTGCCATCCTTATTCCAACTTATTTATTTAGCTCAAACATCTCTGCAACCACCTTCTATATAATTTCGGCATTGTTAGGAGTAGCCGCGGGCTATTGGGCTGTGTTTGTAACCATTGCAAGCGAGCAATTCGGCACTGATATCCGAAGTATTGTAACTACTACGGTTCCAAATTTTGTAAGGGGATCGCTTGTAGGCATGACCCTACTTAACATCTATTTTAGGGAGACTATTTCGGATGTACGCATAGCTGCTTTACTAGTGGGTATTATTGCTCTTGTTATTGCGTTTATTTCGTTGCTGGGTATGCACGAAACGCATGGCAAAGACCTTAATTATGTAGAAAAATAA
- a CDS encoding sigma-70 family RNA polymerase sigma factor, translated as MEKFQLSDNELIQGYLSGKESSLKELIARHQKRIYSSIYLLVKDRELSNDLFQDTFIKVINTLRTGSYHEEGKFLPWVLRIAHNLVIDHFRKQKRMHLVYDTEEFPIFNTLSLSDSNVEEKMVEDQILKQVKMLLDELPDDQREVVIMRLYKDMSFQEIADVTKVSINTALGRMRYALINLRKVIDQKKLMLEK; from the coding sequence ATGGAAAAATTTCAGTTATCTGATAATGAACTTATTCAAGGATATTTATCAGGAAAAGAGTCTTCTCTAAAAGAGTTGATCGCCCGTCACCAGAAACGCATTTATTCATCCATTTACCTGCTGGTAAAAGATCGGGAACTATCAAACGATCTGTTTCAGGATACTTTTATTAAAGTAATAAATACGTTACGCACCGGCAGCTATCATGAAGAAGGTAAGTTTTTGCCTTGGGTATTGCGCATTGCGCACAATCTGGTAATTGATCATTTTCGAAAACAAAAGAGAATGCATCTGGTATATGATACCGAGGAGTTTCCTATTTTTAATACCCTTTCGCTTTCCGATTCCAATGTGGAAGAAAAGATGGTGGAAGATCAGATTCTTAAACAGGTTAAGATGCTGTTGGATGAGTTGCCTGATGATCAACGAGAAGTAGTAATCATGCGCCTTTATAAGGACATGAGTTTTCAGGAAATTGCCGATGTAACCAAAGTCAGCATAAATACGGCACTTGGCCGCATGCGTTATGCTCTTATAAACTTGCGTAAAGTTATTGATCAGAAAAAGCTTATGCTTGAAAAATAA
- a CDS encoding pyridoxal phosphate-dependent aminotransferase family protein translates to MDKETKVRPYFDNISLKDFIESDDPLLESRIANLNRFTSDLFANGHNLYRREILSAAADTVIINDPLTNLPKEMIMFGSNNYLGLANNSYIAEKVKEAVDIYGIGIGGPPLLNGNSHLHVVLENRISKFKDTQATMLFSCGFNAIGGWINALVREDDIFFYDEYNHSSLHYALLASRCKKLPFRHNNMVDLRRKIEMYNGKGNERWLVVEGVYSMDGDLAKLNEISLICQANNIRLVIDDAHGTGVFGRRGSGVAEHLGVHNVFLHLGTFSKSFANTGGFISGNAEVINYLRYLSPHYMFSTSMSPVIISCLLAALDIIESQPELRTKLMQNVQYLLHSLNKNGIEAFSESPIVPIIVKPPHNLREIALKVHQAGIFLNPVEYPAVAADKQRLRISMMATHSFEQIDQLVEVLVSVFKIEGVI, encoded by the coding sequence ATGGACAAAGAAACTAAGGTTAGGCCTTATTTCGATAATATAAGTTTGAAGGACTTTATTGAGTCCGATGACCCATTATTGGAATCGCGTATTGCGAACCTTAACCGGTTTACCAGCGATTTGTTTGCTAATGGCCATAACTTGTACAGACGTGAAATTCTATCGGCTGCTGCTGATACAGTAATCATAAACGACCCTCTAACCAACCTGCCAAAGGAGATGATTATGTTTGGCAGCAATAACTATTTGGGGTTAGCAAATAATTCTTACATAGCCGAAAAGGTTAAAGAGGCAGTGGATATTTATGGAATTGGAATTGGAGGACCGCCATTATTAAATGGCAACTCTCATTTACATGTAGTGTTGGAAAACCGTATTTCAAAGTTTAAAGATACGCAAGCAACCATGTTGTTTTCATGTGGATTCAATGCAATAGGTGGTTGGATAAATGCGCTGGTAAGGGAAGATGATATTTTCTTTTATGATGAATACAATCATTCATCACTGCACTATGCCCTATTGGCATCAAGGTGTAAAAAATTACCTTTCAGGCATAATAATATGGTTGACCTGCGAAGAAAAATTGAAATGTACAATGGCAAGGGTAATGAGCGATGGTTGGTAGTGGAAGGAGTTTATAGTATGGATGGAGATCTGGCAAAATTGAACGAAATATCTTTAATATGCCAAGCAAACAATATCAGGCTGGTAATTGATGACGCGCATGGAACCGGTGTTTTTGGCAGGCGAGGGAGCGGTGTAGCTGAGCACTTGGGAGTACACAACGTGTTTTTACACTTGGGAACCTTTAGCAAATCATTTGCCAATACCGGTGGTTTTATTAGTGGCAATGCAGAAGTAATTAATTATTTGAGGTACTTAAGTCCGCATTATATGTTCAGTACAAGTATGTCGCCTGTGATAATTTCATGCTTGTTGGCAGCATTAGATATTATAGAAAGTCAGCCCGAACTGCGCACAAAACTTATGCAAAATGTTCAATACCTTTTACATTCACTAAACAAAAACGGAATTGAAGCATTTAGCGAATCTCCCATTGTTCCGATAATTGTAAAGCCTCCACATAACCTTCGCGAAATTGCCCTAAAAGTGCATCAGGCAGGAATTTTCCTGAATCCGGTAGAATACCCAGCTGTAGCCGCTGATAAGCAGCGATTGCGCATATCCATGATGGCTACACATAGCTTTGAGCAGATTGACCAACTTGTTGAGGTTCTTGTTAGTGTTTTTAAAATAGAAGGTGTAATTTAA
- a CDS encoding RNA methyltransferase: MFLVEGIKNVDALLRSDYTIERIFATEPWLERNRKYEQNTAITKLNDATLERISAQINPEQVLAISKTKSEHFDINAIADKVILLLDGINDPGNLGTIIRTADWFGVKKIVCSKHTVDCYNPKVVHSAMGSLFTSNIYYENLEAAITKLKQNRKHKVYATALNGTDVKQISFEGKSAIVIGSESHGINTAILKICDKLISVKSAGMSQAESLNAGVATGIVLHCIR, encoded by the coding sequence ATGTTTCTAGTGGAAGGAATTAAGAACGTTGATGCATTGCTTCGTTCGGATTATACGATCGAAAGAATTTTTGCAACCGAACCATGGTTAGAGCGCAACCGCAAGTATGAGCAAAATACCGCCATCACTAAACTTAATGATGCAACACTAGAACGCATTAGTGCCCAAATAAACCCCGAGCAAGTTTTGGCTATATCCAAAACAAAGAGTGAGCATTTTGATATTAATGCAATTGCTGATAAAGTAATTTTATTGCTTGATGGAATAAATGACCCTGGAAATTTAGGCACAATCATCAGAACTGCTGACTGGTTTGGAGTAAAAAAAATAGTCTGCAGCAAACATACGGTTGACTGTTACAATCCAAAAGTAGTTCACAGTGCGATGGGTTCGCTTTTCACTTCTAATATATACTACGAAAATCTAGAAGCCGCAATTACAAAACTTAAGCAAAATAGAAAGCACAAAGTTTATGCTACTGCGTTAAATGGTACTGATGTTAAACAAATTTCCTTTGAAGGCAAATCAGCAATTGTTATAGGTAGCGAGTCGCATGGCATAAACACCGCTATCCTAAAAATTTGCGATAAATTAATCTCTGTAAAATCTGCAGGTATGAGCCAGGCCGAATCGCTTAATGCAGGAGTGGCAACCGGTATTGTTTTGCACTGTATACGATAA
- a CDS encoding TerC family protein has translation MNFDLTPLATSAGLVSLFTLILLEIVLGIDNVIFIAIISGKLPPAQQKNARIIGLTLALVARIILLTTITWMTKAIEPIFYIKDFGVSGRDIILFLGGVFLIIKTFKEILEKFRKADDMHYKKAKLTLGEAILQITLIDIVFSFDSILTAVGLSREIAIMIIAVTISMLVMLAFAPFVSEFINKYPTIKMLALVFLIAIGILLLSESLHLDTHHLKNYAYVAMAFSLTVELLNIRLRIVHSRKNF, from the coding sequence ATGAACTTTGATTTAACACCACTTGCCACAAGTGCCGGCCTCGTTTCTCTGTTTACATTGATTTTACTGGAGATTGTATTAGGAATAGACAATGTAATATTTATTGCAATTATTAGCGGAAAGCTGCCTCCAGCACAACAGAAGAATGCACGGATAATCGGTTTAACACTAGCTCTGGTGGCTCGCATCATATTGCTCACAACAATAACATGGATGACCAAAGCCATTGAGCCTATTTTCTACATTAAGGACTTTGGTGTTAGCGGGCGCGATATCATTTTGTTTTTGGGCGGGGTTTTTCTTATTATTAAAACATTCAAAGAGATTTTAGAAAAGTTCAGGAAAGCAGACGATATGCACTATAAAAAAGCAAAACTAACATTGGGCGAGGCAATATTGCAAATTACCTTAATAGATATTGTGTTTTCATTTGACTCCATACTTACTGCAGTGGGCCTTTCGCGCGAAATTGCTATTATGATTATTGCTGTTACCATAAGCATGCTGGTAATGCTTGCTTTTGCGCCATTTGTAAGCGAGTTTATCAATAAGTATCCAACCATTAAAATGTTGGCATTGGTATTTTTAATTGCCATTGGAATATTACTGCTTTCTGAATCATTGCACCTGGATACGCATCACCTTAAGAATTACGCATATGTGGCCATGGCATTTTCGTTAACGGTTGAACTACTAAACATACGTTTGCGTATAGTTCATAGTCGCAAGAATTTTTAA
- a CDS encoding BamA/TamA family outer membrane protein: MANKRNNKWILLHCCNSLLSIVCKQYIKYLLVGVALILSISSCRPLHKIPPGSYLLDKNKVEAGRTTNKEEIAEILKQKPNRKVLGLFRFHLSVYLYASTKNDNKVNKWLRNTVGEAPSLYDSILTYRSKEQIKFYMRRHGYYDAEVTDTVIVHRSKPKVEVVYRIKENTPFTIEAYELTTVDSSLQPLLNATLSQTIIKIGALLNAEKIEEEKERITKLMKNNGYFDFSNYYIEVTGDTSLGNHKMKVFFTVINPEVVSANGDTLRTHEKYMIDRVSVYTSFDPLSNDSAQNFTRGVEYHGLYFNHKPDLYLYKPRVISNHIFIEPGKMFNNSVQENTYNRLGDMGIFRFINIKYTYLRKDTNGINHLGCGIFLTPSKRKTYSINNELTHNGGNIGVAGYVSFRNNNAFKNGEIFEVRLRGSLETTPQLADIDKNNQNTGILFFNTIDFGPEINLSFREFLFPFSKKLNKGKRDIYTTLGTKFNYESRLEFTRSLAAFSYTYHFRNIRNLNIEWALAEINYLDAKLQPEFEQLLFQQGGNALLISYTSQLISAGRLSMVYSDRNKVRSNSAWYYRLNTEFAGTTLWIADLYSNKKKNSSNQYEIFSVPYTNYLRPDGDIRYYRFFKGNNSLVLRLAGGVGFSYWNSRRLPFEKSFFAGGSNDHRGWRARRLGPGSYTGEESFKKIGDIKLNGNFEYRFDILKIIEGAAFIDAGNIWNLRKLKDFPGAQFKADTFIDEIAISSGLGLRVNFNFF; encoded by the coding sequence GTGGCAAATAAAAGAAATAATAAATGGATTTTACTCCATTGTTGCAATTCTTTACTTTCTATAGTTTGCAAGCAATATATTAAATACCTCTTGGTTGGCGTTGCTCTTATTTTAAGTATAAGCAGTTGCAGGCCGCTGCATAAAATACCTCCGGGTAGTTATTTGCTCGATAAAAATAAGGTGGAAGCTGGCCGGACCACCAACAAAGAAGAGATAGCAGAAATTTTAAAGCAAAAGCCAAATAGAAAAGTGTTGGGCTTATTTCGATTCCATTTGAGTGTTTACCTCTATGCATCAACCAAGAATGATAATAAAGTAAACAAGTGGTTACGCAACACCGTAGGCGAAGCGCCTTCATTGTACGATTCAATTCTAACCTATAGGTCGAAAGAACAAATTAAGTTTTATATGCGCAGGCATGGGTATTATGATGCTGAAGTTACTGATACAGTAATCGTTCACCGTAGTAAGCCTAAAGTTGAAGTAGTTTACCGAATAAAGGAAAACACCCCTTTTACCATTGAGGCATACGAACTTACCACCGTAGACTCATCATTGCAGCCTTTGCTCAATGCCACCCTTTCGCAAACTATTATTAAGATTGGTGCTTTGCTCAATGCAGAAAAAATTGAGGAAGAAAAGGAGCGTATTACCAAGTTGATGAAAAATAATGGGTATTTCGATTTTTCGAACTATTATATAGAGGTTACAGGTGATACTTCGTTAGGTAATCATAAAATGAAAGTCTTTTTTACTGTCATTAACCCCGAGGTGGTTAGTGCCAACGGAGATACCTTACGTACTCATGAAAAGTATATGATTGATCGTGTATCGGTTTACACTTCATTCGACCCATTAAGCAACGATAGTGCTCAAAATTTTACCAGGGGAGTGGAGTACCATGGCTTATATTTTAATCATAAACCCGACTTATATCTTTATAAGCCACGAGTTATTTCAAATCATATTTTTATTGAGCCTGGCAAGATGTTCAATAACAGTGTGCAGGAAAACACTTATAATCGCTTGGGTGATATGGGTATTTTTCGTTTTATAAATATTAAGTATACCTATTTACGAAAAGATACAAATGGAATAAATCATTTAGGCTGTGGAATTTTTCTAACACCATCAAAGCGAAAGACCTATTCCATCAATAACGAACTAACCCATAACGGTGGCAATATTGGTGTTGCCGGTTATGTTTCATTTAGAAATAATAATGCATTTAAAAATGGAGAAATATTTGAAGTCAGGCTTCGTGGGTCGCTAGAAACTACACCGCAACTAGCAGATATTGATAAGAACAATCAGAATACGGGAATTTTGTTTTTTAACACCATCGATTTTGGACCTGAAATAAACCTGAGCTTCCGAGAGTTTCTTTTTCCGTTTTCTAAAAAACTCAATAAAGGTAAACGTGATATATATACCACGTTAGGAACTAAATTTAATTACGAATCGCGACTTGAGTTTACTCGTTCGTTAGCTGCTTTTTCGTATACCTATCATTTTCGCAATATCCGGAATTTGAATATTGAATGGGCTTTGGCCGAAATCAATTACCTTGATGCAAAACTGCAACCTGAGTTTGAGCAGTTGTTATTTCAGCAAGGGGGCAATGCTTTATTAATAAGTTATACCTCTCAATTGATTAGTGCCGGAAGGTTAAGCATGGTATATAGTGACCGTAACAAAGTACGAAGCAACAGTGCGTGGTATTATCGTTTAAATACCGAGTTTGCCGGCACCACACTTTGGATAGCTGATTTGTATTCTAATAAAAAGAAAAACAGCTCTAATCAATATGAAATCTTTAGTGTTCCCTATACAAATTATCTGCGCCCTGATGGTGATATCAGATACTATCGGTTTTTTAAGGGTAATAATTCTTTAGTACTCCGTTTGGCAGGTGGTGTGGGTTTCAGTTATTGGAACTCGCGTAGGTTGCCCTTCGAAAAAAGTTTTTTTGCAGGAGGAAGCAATGATCATCGCGGTTGGCGTGCGCGCAGACTTGGTCCCGGGTCCTATACTGGCGAAGAGAGTTTTAAGAAAATTGGCGATATCAAATTAAATGGAAACTTTGAATATCGATTCGATATTCTTAAAATTATTGAAGGTGCCGCTTTTATAGATGCAGGCAATATCTGGAACTTACGCAAGCTTAAAGACTTTCCAGGGGCCCAGTTTAAGGCAGATACCTTTATTGACGAAATAGCAATTAGTAGCGGCTTAGGTTTACGTGTTAATTTTAATTTCTTTTAA